Part of the Vigna radiata var. radiata cultivar VC1973A chromosome 11, Vradiata_ver6, whole genome shotgun sequence genome is shown below.
CTCAGTGCCAAAAGTGAAGCATTCCGAATTCTGTgttctttattttaatgataaaaagaatataaatagtAGTGTGGtatagaaatattattattgtcccaattagaaaaaaaaggaagattaGGAAGAGTTGCATGAGGAAAAATGGAGGGATTCATTCCAATGGTGAAAAGGACAGCCACCCATCAATATCTGAAAATTGTGTGAAGGCCAAAGAAAATGTAAAGAATCCAACGGTGGAGGAACATCCATCCGCGGAGACACGGAGCCGCTCACGCCCAACTCCTTGGAATCTCACCCTTCCATACAACCCACCGCACGcagacacaaacacacactACCACTAACACTAACTCACTCCAACTTAACCTAACCATGGTTAATTCCCAACTCTCTTCTCTCTCGCTCCTCCCGTCACGTTAACGTTTATTTATACCCCAACTGCACCCCGACTCAACTTCCATTATCCGCCTCTCCGTCTTCCTTTCCCGTTAATCCTTGTCTTCCTCTGCTTTGCCTTCCATGTGAGGCTGATTCTGCAGAGTTCACAAagcaaaaacacacacacaccactctcttactttctttctttccataGGGAGGCATGAGTTGCAACGGGTGCCGCGTCCTTCGAAAGGGTTGCAGCGAGTCTTGTATCCTGCGGCCGTGTCTACAGTGGATCGATACTCCGGAAGCCCAAGGTCATGCCACTGTCTTTGTTGCCAAATTCTTCGGTCGTGCTGACCTCATGTCTTTCATTTCCAACGTCCCTGAAGCCCAAAGGCCCGGTAACTTAATTTTACTTTCACTTCACTTACAGACCTcgcttttttcttcttcttttttcatgtCTGATACATCTTCTTTTGTGCAGCTCTGTTTCAGTCTCTGCTGTTTGAAGCTTGCGGACGAACGGTGAATCCCGTCAACGGTGCTGTTGGCCTTTTATGGACTGGAAACTGGCACGTGTGCCAGGCTGCGGTTGAGACGGTGCTGCGTGGAGGTACTGTCAGGCCGGTGCCGGAGCTTCTAGGCCTTGACGCTCCCACTCCGGACGACGCGTCCGAAGGCGAAGTTACCTGTAACGACAAATGGAGGGTCCGAGATCCGAACCCGAGTTTCCGGTTGCCTGGTTCGATGTCCGATAAGGCTGCTTCCGGAGGTAAACGCAAACGATTGGAAGAGCTTGCAAAGCTGCAGACGGCCACCACTGATCTCAATCTCCGTTTGACACCGAGTTTCCTGCAGAACGCGGCGAGCTTCGGTTGCCGACAGGAAATTCGATGGCCGAGATCGCCGTCGATCAACTCGGAGGAGTCCGGGACAACTACGGCGGCGTGCTTGGAAAGCGGGATCGGAGATCACTACGCTCCCGACGGAGGCCGGAAAGTGTTAAACCTGTTCATTTGAGAgctttctctctcctctctctATGAGATTCGTGTTTGAGGGGTTCTCGCTCAGGCGTCCTTTTTCCctctttttatctcttttatttagAGAAGAGGTTTTCCCGGAATTGAATCCGGTGAGATTTTGTTAGAACACCGGCACAGGATTTTTCTCTCTGTCGTTCTTTGTAGACGGACATgcagggagagaaagatgagggtTCGTCGGTGATAAATTTTCCttatcttcttttccttttttttgttttgttctatcAAAAGTGTTATGAagaatattaattatcaaataattaaatacatatttggTGTTTTTCGTGATGCTTCTAccgaaagaaaaaaacatggaGACTATACATTTATGTGACCTGTACATGTTTGGATACAGTTTTAGCGGTAAAAAAATTGGTGACTTCCTTaatttaaaggaaataaaaaggaTGATGAATATTCAGGTTTTGATTATTTGCGTCCAGGTTTTCCAGCTCCGTTTAAAGAATTTGACCTGATCCATTCATAAACGGCATGTGGGAGCTGTCTGATGACTCAGACTCAATCCATATGAcgttagttatttatttatctgaCCTTTCAACCTTTCAACCTTTCAAAGCTTATTGCATCCGCTTGAATAAATAAACAAGCATCTGCGGTTGAAGAGGCAGGATCtgattgcttttattttattttagactCCAACTCCTTCAGTATAAtcgattttaatatttaatactttCAAACGAATTCTTAAGTATGATTTATAGGCCTCTAATCAAAGGCTTCTTAATCACACATAATAATTTTGACCAGTGAT
Proteins encoded:
- the LOC106776414 gene encoding LOB domain-containing protein 37, translated to MSCNGCRVLRKGCSESCILRPCLQWIDTPEAQGHATVFVAKFFGRADLMSFISNVPEAQRPALFQSLLFEACGRTVNPVNGAVGLLWTGNWHVCQAAVETVLRGGTVRPVPELLGLDAPTPDDASEGEVTCNDKWRVRDPNPSFRLPGSMSDKAASGGKRKRLEELAKLQTATTDLNLRLTPSFLQNAASFGCRQEIRWPRSPSINSEESGTTTAACLESGIGDHYAPDGGRKVLNLFI